From the genome of Methylocystis bryophila, one region includes:
- a CDS encoding ATP phosphoribosyltransferase regulatory subunit, giving the protein MTQSAIASIDARLQAALDKFGAAGFLRRAPALLLPAGIFLDRLGEEFRGKLYLTGENGGSELCLRPEFTIPVALQHLASPSNGEEADIAYGGPVFRAGEGELFQTGVESFGRKDPAAADAEILGVALEAAAAAGAPRLMLRLGDVGLSRSFLARLELPPAWRRRIETGVARGAALEAVLAPAPRQNGALGAGVRAALEKSDAASARQLVEDLLAIAGAATVGGRSAAEVAERFLEQASLQEPLNPRTRQQIVNFFAVEASPDAASERLRALARDSGLKLDEALEAFETRTSFLAARGVKLEETVFSTRFPHAIGYYSGFMFEARPSGAGVQGAPLLSGGRYDGLLKSLGAQSNIPAVGAAIFVDRLGAVS; this is encoded by the coding sequence GTGACGCAGAGCGCAATCGCCAGCATCGACGCGCGCCTTCAGGCGGCGCTTGATAAATTCGGCGCTGCGGGATTTCTTCGCCGCGCGCCCGCGCTGCTCTTGCCGGCGGGAATCTTCCTCGATCGTCTGGGCGAGGAATTTCGCGGCAAGCTCTATCTCACCGGAGAGAACGGGGGATCCGAGCTGTGCCTCAGGCCGGAATTCACGATCCCCGTCGCGCTCCAGCATCTCGCCTCGCCTTCGAATGGCGAGGAAGCGGACATCGCTTATGGCGGCCCGGTCTTTCGCGCGGGTGAAGGCGAGCTTTTCCAGACGGGCGTCGAGAGCTTCGGGCGCAAGGACCCTGCGGCCGCCGACGCTGAAATCCTCGGCGTCGCGCTCGAGGCCGCCGCCGCCGCCGGCGCGCCACGGCTCATGCTCAGGCTCGGCGACGTGGGGCTTTCACGCAGCTTTCTCGCCCGGCTAGAACTTCCGCCCGCCTGGCGGCGCCGGATCGAGACGGGCGTCGCGCGCGGCGCGGCGCTCGAGGCCGTTCTCGCTCCCGCGCCGCGGCAGAACGGCGCGCTCGGCGCGGGCGTGCGCGCCGCGTTGGAGAAGAGCGACGCGGCGAGCGCGCGCCAGCTCGTCGAGGACCTGCTGGCGATCGCCGGCGCCGCGACAGTGGGCGGCCGCTCGGCGGCGGAGGTGGCCGAACGCTTCCTCGAACAGGCGTCGCTGCAAGAGCCGTTGAACCCACGCACGCGCCAGCAAATCGTAAATTTCTTTGCGGTCGAGGCGAGCCCGGACGCGGCGAGCGAGAGGCTCCGCGCGCTCGCGCGCGACAGCGGGCTCAAGCTCGACGAAGCGCTAGAGGCCTTCGAGACTCGCACAAGCTTTCTTGCCGCGCGCGGCGTTAAATTGGAGGAGACGGTGTTTTCGACGCGCTTTCCCCACGCGATCGGCTATTACTCGGGCTTCATGTTCGAGGCGCGTCCGTCGGGCGCCGGCGTGCAGGGCGCGCCCCTGCTCTCGGGCGGGCGCTACGACGGCCTCCTGAAATCACTCGGCGCGCAATCGAATATTCCAGCCGTCGGCGCCGCGATCTTCGTCGATCGTTTGGGAGCGGTTTCGTGA